One window of the Perca flavescens isolate YP-PL-M2 chromosome 5, PFLA_1.0, whole genome shotgun sequence genome contains the following:
- the LOC114555747 gene encoding uncharacterized protein LOC114555747 isoform X25, whose protein sequence is MSSIGGNSGFSVLPKDTSTLLSHVQVDVTCPGCCHMYRLLSHVQVVFTCPGCFHMSRLLSHVQVDVTCHMYRLFSHVQAAVTCPGCCHMSRLLSHVIYSGCFHMSRLLSHVQAAVTCHMSRLLSHVQVVVTCHMYRLLSHVQVVVTCTGCCHMSRLLSHVQVVVTCHMYRLLSHVQVVVTCTGCCHMSRLLSHVQPVVTCPGCCHMSRLLSHVQPVVTCPGCCHMYSLLSHVQVVVTCTACCHMSRLLSHVQAAVTCPGCCHMSRLLSHVQVVVTRHMSRLLSHVQVVVTCPGCCHTSHVQVVVTCTGCCHMSHVQVFHILALWHFRCLTDLKAFLSFGVQRTHV, encoded by the exons aaggacacttcgacactGTTGTCACATGTCCAGGTTGACGTCACATGTCCAGGTTGTTGTCACATGTACAGGCTGCTGTCACATGTCCAGGTTGTTTTCACATGTCCAGGTTGTTTTCACATGTCCAGGTTGTTGTCACATGTCCAGGTTGATGTCACATGTCACATGTACAGGTTGTTTTCACATGTACAGGCTGCTGTCACATGTCCAGGTTGTTGTCACATGTCCAGGTTGTTGTCACATGTTATATATTCAGGTTGTTTTCACATGTCCAGGTTGTTGTCACATGTACAGGCTGCTGTCACATGTCACATGTCCAGGTTGTTGTCACATGTGCAGGTTGTTGTCACATGTCACATGTACAGGCTGCTGTCACATGTCCAGGTTGTTGTCACATGTACAGGTTGTTGTCACATGTCCAGGTTGTTGTCACATGTGCAGGTTGTTGTCACATGTCACATGTACAGGCTGCTGTCACATGTCCAGGTTGTTGTCACATGTACAGGTTGTTGTCACATGTCCAGGTTGTTGTCACATGTACAGCCTGTTGTCACATGTCCAGGTTGTTGTCACATGTCCAG GTTGTTGTCACATGTACAGCCTGTTGTCACATGTCCAGGTTGTTGTCACATGTACAGCCTGTTGTCACATGTCCAGGTTGTTGTCACATGTACAGCCTGTTGTCACATGTCCAGGTTGTTGTCACATGTACAGGCTGCTGTCACATGTCCAGGTTGTTGTCACATGTCCAGGTTGTTGTCACATGTCCAGGTTGTTGTCACACGTCACATGTCCAGGTTGTTGTCACATGTCCAGGTTGTTGTCACATGTCCAGGTTGTTGTCACACGTCACATGTCCAGGTTGTTGTCACATGTACAGGCTGCTGTCACATGTCACATGTACAGGTTTTTCATATTTTAGCCCTTTGGCACTTCCGATGCCTCACAGATCTAAAGGCCTTCCTCTCGTTTGGTGTCCAACGAACACACGTGTGA
- the LOC114555747 gene encoding uncharacterized protein LOC114555747 isoform X2 produces the protein MSSIGGNSGFSVLPKDTSTLLSHVQVVFTCPGCFHMSRLLSHVQVDVTCHMYRLFSHVQAAVTCPGCCHMSRLLSHVIYSGCFHMSRLLSHVQAAVTCHMSRLLSHVQVVVTCHMYRLLSHVQVVVTCTGCCHMSRLLSHVQVVVTCHMYRLLSHVQVVVTCTGCCHMSRLLSHVQPVVTCPGCCHMSRLLSHVQVVVTCHMYRLLSHVTCPGCSHMYRLLSHVQVVVTCTACCHMSRLLSHVQAAVTCPGCCHMSRLLSHVQPVVTCPGCCHMYSLLSHVQVVVTCTGCCHMSHVQVVVTCPGCCHMYSLLSHVQVVVTCTACCHMSRLLSHVQPVVTCPGCCHMYSLLSHVQVVVTCTGCCHMSRLLSHVQVVVTCPGCCHTSHVQVVVTCPGCCHMSRLLSHVTCPGCCHMYRLLSHVTCTGFSYFSPLALPMPHRSKGLPLVWCPTNTRVKG, from the exons aaggacacttcgacactGTTGTCACATGTCCAG GTTGTTTTCACATGTCCAGGTTGTTTTCACATGTCCAGGTTGTTGTCACATGTCCAGGTTGATGTCACATGTCACATGTACAGGTTGTTTTCACATGTACAGGCTGCTGTCACATGTCCAGGTTGTTGTCACATGTCCAGGTTGTTGTCACATGTTATATATTCAGGTTGTTTTCACATGTCCAGGTTGTTGTCACATGTACAGGCTGCTGTCACATGTCACATGTCCAGGTTGTTGTCACATGTGCAGGTTGTTGTCACATGTCACATGTACAGGCTGCTGTCACATGTCCAGGTTGTTGTCACATGTACAGGTTGTTGTCACATGTCCAGGTTGTTGTCACATGTGCAGGTTGTTGTCACATGTCACATGTACAGGCTGCTGTCACATGTCCAGGTTGTTGTCACATGTACAGGTTGTTGTCACATGTCCAGGTTGTTGTCACATGTACAGCCTGTTGTCACATGTCCAGGTTGTTGTCACATGTCCAGGTTGTTGTCACATGTGCAGGTTGTTGTCACATGTCACATGTACAGGCTGCTGTCACATGTCACATGTCCAGGTTGTTCTCACATGTACAGGTTGTTGTCACATGTCCAGGTTGTTGTCACATGTACAGCCTGTTGTCACATGTCCAGGTTGTTGTCACATGTACAGGCTGCTGTCACATGTCCAGGTTGTTGTCACATGTCCAGGTTGTTGTCACATGTACAGCCTGTTGTCACATGTCCAGGTTGTTGTCACATGTACAGCTTGTTGTCACATGTCCAGGTTGTTGTCACATGTACAGGCTGCTGTCACATGTCACATGTCCAGGTTGTTGTCACATGTCCAGGTTGTTGTCACATGTACAGCCTGTTGTCACATGTCCAGGTTGTTGTCACATGTACAGCCTGTTGTCACATGTCCAGGTTGTTGTCACATGTACAGCCTGTTGTCACATGTCCAGGTTGTTGTCACATGTACAGCCTGTTGTCACATGTCCAGGTTGTTGTCACATGTACAGGCTGCTGTCACATGTCCAGGTTGTTGTCACATGTCCAGGTTGTTGTCACATGTCCAGGTTGTTGTCACACGTCACATGTCCAGGTTGTTGTCACATGTCCAGGTTGTTGTCACATGTCCAGGTTGTTGTCACACGTCACATGTCCAGGTTGTTGTCACATGTACAGGCTGCTGTCACATGTCACATGTACAGGTTTTTCATATTTTAGCCCTTTGGCACTTCCGATGCCTCACAGATCTAAAGGCCTTCCTCTCGTTTGGTGTCCAACGAACACACGTGTGAAAGGTTGA
- the LOC114555747 gene encoding keratin-associated protein 10-8-like isoform X22 encodes MSSIGGNSGFSVLPKDTSTLLSHVQVDVTCPGCCHMYRLLSHVQVVFTCPGCFHMSRLLSHVQVVVTCPGCCHMLYIQVVFTCPGCCHMYRLLSHVTCPGCCHMCRLLSHVTCTGCCHMSRLLSHVQVVVTCPGCCHMCRLLSHVTCTGCCHMSRLLSHVQVVVTCPGCCHMYSLLSHVQVVVTCPGCCHMCRLLSHVTCTGCCHMSHVQVVLTCTGCCHMSRLLSHVQPVVTCPGCCHMYRLLSHVQVVVTCPGCCHMYSLLSHVQVVVTCTACCHMSRLLSHVQPVVTCPGCCHMYRLLSHVQVVVTCPGCCHMSRLLSHVTCPGCCHMSRLLSHVQVVVTRHMSRLLSHVQAAVTCHMYRFFIF; translated from the exons aaggacacttcgacactGTTGTCACATGTCCAGGTTGACGTCACATGTCCAGGTTGTTGTCACATGTACAGGCTGCTGTCACATGTCCAGGTTGTTTTCACATGTCCAGGTTGTTTTCACATGTCCAGGTTGTTGTCACATGTCCAG GTTGTTGTCACATGTCCAGGTTGTTGTCACATGTTATATATTCAGGTTGTTTTCACATGTCCAGGTTGTTGTCACATGTACAGGCTGCTGTCACATGTCACATGTCCAGGTTGTTGTCACATGTGCAGGTTGTTGTCACATGTCACATGTACAGGCTGCTGTCACATGTCCAGGTTGTTGTCACATGTACAGGTTGTTGTCACATGTCCAGGTTGTTGTCACATGTGCAGGTTGTTGTCACATGTCACATGTACAGGCTGCTGTCACATGTCCAGGTTGTTGTCACATGTACAGGTTGTTGTCACATGTCCAGGTTGTTGTCACATGTACAGCCTGTTGTCACATGTCCAGGTTGTTGTCACATGTCCAGGTTGTTGTCACATGTGCAGGTTGTTGTCACATGTCACATGTACAGGCTGCTGTCACATGTCACATGTCCAGGTTGTTCTCACATGTACAGGTTGTTGTCACATGTCCAGGTTGTTGTCACATGTACAGCCTGTTGTCACATGTCCAGGTTGTTGTCACATGTACAGGCTGCTGTCACATGTCCAGGTTGTTGTCACATGTCCAG GTTGTTGTCACATGTACAGCCTGTTGTCACATGTCCAGGTTGTTGTCACATGTACAGCCTGTTGTCACATGTCCAGGTTGTTGTCACATGTACAGCCTGTTGTCACATGTCCAGGTTGTTGTCACATGTACAGGCTGCTGTCACATGTCCAGGTTGTTGTCACATGTCCAGGTTGTTGTCACATGTCCAGGTTGTTGTCACACGTCACATGTCCAGGTTGTTGTCACATGTCCAGGTTGTTGTCACATGTCCAGGTTGTTGTCACACGTCACATGTCCAGGTTGTTGTCACATGTACAGGCTGCTGTCACATGTCACATGTACAGGTTTTTCATATTTTAG
- the LOC114555747 gene encoding keratin-associated protein 9-1-like isoform X20 yields the protein MSSIGGNSGFSVLPKDTSTLLSHVQVDVTCPGCCHMYRLLSHVQVVFTCPGCFHMSRLLSHVQVVVTCPGCCHMLYIQVVFTCPGCCHMYRLLSHVTCPGCCHMCRLLSHVTCTGCCHMSRLLSHVQVVVTCPGCCHMCRLLSHVTCTGCCHMSRLLSHVQVVVTCPGCCHMYSLLSHVQVVVTCPGCCHMCRLLSHVTCTGCCHMSHVQVVLTCTGCCHMSRLLSHVQPVVTCPGCCHMYRLLSHVQVVVTCPGCCHMSRLLSHVQPVVTCPGCCHMYSLLSHVQVVVTCTACCHMSRLLSHVQPVVTCPGCCHMYRLLSHVQVVVTCPGCCHMSRLLSHVTCPGCCHMSRLLSHVQVVVTRHMSRLLSHVQAAVTCHMYRFFIF from the exons aaggacacttcgacactGTTGTCACATGTCCAGGTTGACGTCACATGTCCAGGTTGTTGTCACATGTACAGGCTGCTGTCACATGTCCAGGTTGTTTTCACATGTCCAGGTTGTTTTCACATGTCCAGGTTGTTGTCACATGTCCAG GTTGTTGTCACATGTCCAGGTTGTTGTCACATGTTATATATTCAGGTTGTTTTCACATGTCCAGGTTGTTGTCACATGTACAGGCTGCTGTCACATGTCACATGTCCAGGTTGTTGTCACATGTGCAGGTTGTTGTCACATGTCACATGTACAGGCTGCTGTCACATGTCCAGGTTGTTGTCACATGTACAGGTTGTTGTCACATGTCCAGGTTGTTGTCACATGTGCAGGTTGTTGTCACATGTCACATGTACAGGCTGCTGTCACATGTCCAGGTTGTTGTCACATGTACAGGTTGTTGTCACATGTCCAGGTTGTTGTCACATGTACAGCCTGTTGTCACATGTCCAGGTTGTTGTCACATGTCCAGGTTGTTGTCACATGTGCAGGTTGTTGTCACATGTCACATGTACAGGCTGCTGTCACATGTCACATGTCCAGGTTGTTCTCACATGTACAGGTTGTTGTCACATGTCCAGGTTGTTGTCACATGTACAGCCTGTTGTCACATGTCCAGGTTGTTGTCACATGTACAGGCTGCTGTCACATGTCCAGGTTGTTGTCACATGTCCAG GTTGTTGTCACATGTCCAGGTTGTTGTCACATGTACAGCCTGTTGTCACATGTCCAGGTTGTTGTCACATGTACAGCCTGTTGTCACATGTCCAGGTTGTTGTCACATGTACAGCCTGTTGTCACATGTCCAGGTTGTTGTCACATGTACAGCCTGTTGTCACATGTCCAGGTTGTTGTCACATGTACAGGCTGCTGTCACATGTCCAGGTTGTTGTCACATGTCCAGGTTGTTGTCACATGTCCAGGTTGTTGTCACACGTCACATGTCCAGGTTGTTGTCACATGTCCAGGTTGTTGTCACATGTCCAGGTTGTTGTCACACGTCACATGTCCAGGTTGTTGTCACATGTACAGGCTGCTGTCACATGTCACATGTACAGGTTTTTCATATTTTAG
- the LOC114555747 gene encoding keratin-associated protein 10-4-like isoform X24, whose product MSSIGGNSGFSVLPKDTSTLLSHVQVDVTCPGCCHMYRLLSHVQVVFTCPGCFHMSRLLSHVQVVVTCPGCCHMLYIQVVFTCPGCCHMYRLLSHVTCPGCCHMCRLLSHVTCTGCCHMSRLLSHVQVVVTCPGCCHMCRLLSHVTCTGCCHMSRLLSHVQVVVTCPGCCHMYSLLSHVQVVVTCPGCCHMCRLLSHVTCTGCCHMSHVQVVLTCTGCCHMSRLLSHVQPVVTCPGCCHMYSLLSHVQVVVTCTACCHMSRLLSHVQPVVTCPGCCHMYRLLSHVQVVVTCPGCCHMSRLLSHVTCPGCCHMSRLLSHVQVVVTRHMSRLLSHVQAAVTCHMYRFFIF is encoded by the exons aaggacacttcgacactGTTGTCACATGTCCAGGTTGACGTCACATGTCCAGGTTGTTGTCACATGTACAGGCTGCTGTCACATGTCCAGGTTGTTTTCACATGTCCAGGTTGTTTTCACATGTCCAGGTTGTTGTCACATGTCCAG GTTGTTGTCACATGTCCAGGTTGTTGTCACATGTTATATATTCAGGTTGTTTTCACATGTCCAGGTTGTTGTCACATGTACAGGCTGCTGTCACATGTCACATGTCCAGGTTGTTGTCACATGTGCAGGTTGTTGTCACATGTCACATGTACAGGCTGCTGTCACATGTCCAGGTTGTTGTCACATGTACAGGTTGTTGTCACATGTCCAGGTTGTTGTCACATGTGCAGGTTGTTGTCACATGTCACATGTACAGGCTGCTGTCACATGTCCAGGTTGTTGTCACATGTACAGGTTGTTGTCACATGTCCAGGTTGTTGTCACATGTACAGCCTGTTGTCACATGTCCAGGTTGTTGTCACATGTCCAGGTTGTTGTCACATGTGCAGGTTGTTGTCACATGTCACATGTACAGGCTGCTGTCACATGTCACATGTCCAGGTTGTTCTCACATGTACAG GTTGTTGTCACATGTCCAGGTTGTTGTCACATGTACAGCCTGTTGTCACATGTCCAGGTTGTTGTCACATGTACAGCCTGTTGTCACATGTCCAGGTTGTTGTCACATGTACAGCCTGTTGTCACATGTCCAGGTTGTTGTCACATGTACAGCCTGTTGTCACATGTCCAGGTTGTTGTCACATGTACAGGCTGCTGTCACATGTCCAGGTTGTTGTCACATGTCCAGGTTGTTGTCACATGTCCAGGTTGTTGTCACACGTCACATGTCCAGGTTGTTGTCACATGTCCAGGTTGTTGTCACATGTCCAGGTTGTTGTCACACGTCACATGTCCAGGTTGTTGTCACATGTACAGGCTGCTGTCACATGTCACATGTACAGGTTTTTCATATTTTAG
- the LOC114555747 gene encoding uncharacterized protein LOC114555747 isoform X13, giving the protein MSSIGGNSGFSVLPKDTSTLLSHVQVDVTCPGCCHMYRLLSHVQVVFTCPGCFHMSRLLSHVQVVVTCPGCCHMLYIQVVFTCPGCCHMYRLLSHVTCPGCCHMCRLLSHVTCTGCCHMSRLLSHVQVVVTCPGCCHMCRLLSHVTCTGCCHMSHVQVVLTCTGCCHMSRLLSHVQPVVTCPGCCHMYRLLSHVQVVVTCPGCCHMYSLLSHVQVVVTCTACCHMSRLLSHVQAAVTCHMSRLLSHVQVVVTCTACCHMSRLLSHVQPVVTCPGCCHMYSLLSHVQVVVTCTACCHMSRLLSHVQAAVTCPGCCHMSRLLSHVQVVVTRHMSRLLSHVQVVVTCPGCCHTSHVQVVVTCTGCCHMSHVQVFHILALWHFRCLTDLKAFLSFGVQRTHV; this is encoded by the exons aaggacacttcgacactGTTGTCACATGTCCAGGTTGACGTCACATGTCCAGGTTGTTGTCACATGTACAGGCTGCTGTCACATGTCCAGGTTGTTTTCACATGTCCAGGTTGTTTTCACATGTCCAGGTTGTTGTCACATGTCCAG GTTGTTGTCACATGTCCAGGTTGTTGTCACATGTTATATATTCAGGTTGTTTTCACATGTCCAGGTTGTTGTCACATGTACAGGCTGCTGTCACATGTCACATGTCCAGGTTGTTGTCACATGTGCAGGTTGTTGTCACATGTCACATGTACAGGCTGCTGTCACATGTCCAGGTTGTTGTCACATGTACAGGTTGTTGTCACATGTCCAGGTTGTTGTCACATGTGCAGGTTGTTGTCACATGTCACATGTACAGGCTGCTGTCAC ATGTCACATGTCCAGGTTGTTCTCACATGTACAGGTTGTTGTCACATGTCCAGGTTGTTGTCACATGTACAGCCTGTTGTCACATGTCCAGGTTGTTGTCACATGTACAGGCTGCTGTCACATGTCCAGGTTGTTGTCACATGTCCAGGTTGTTGTCACATGTACAGCCTGTTGTCACATGTCCAGGTTGTTGTCACATGTACAGCTTGTTGTCACATGTCCAGGTTGTTGTCACATGTACAGGCTGCTGTCACATGTCACATGTCCAGGTTGTTGTCACATGTCCAGGTTGTTGTCACATGTACAGCCTGTTGTCACATGTCCAGGTTGTTGTCACATGTACAGCCTGTTGTCACATGTCCAGGTTGTTGTCACATGTACAGCCTGTTGTCACATGTCCAGGTTGTTGTCACATGTACAGCCTGTTGTCACATGTCCAGGTTGTTGTCACATGTACAGGCTGCTGTCACATGTCCAGGTTGTTGTCACATGTCCAGGTTGTTGTCACATGTCCAGGTTGTTGTCACACGTCACATGTCCAGGTTGTTGTCACATGTCCAGGTTGTTGTCACATGTCCAGGTTGTTGTCACACGTCACATGTCCAGGTTGTTGTCACATGTACAGGCTGCTGTCACATGTCACATGTACAGGTTTTTCATATTTTAGCCCTTTGGCACTTCCGATGCCTCACAGATCTAAAGGCCTTCCTCTCGTTTGGTGTCCAACGAACACACGTGTGA
- the LOC114555747 gene encoding keratin-associated protein 10-8-like isoform X10 yields MSSIGGNSGFSVLPKDTSTLLSHVQVDVTCPGCCHMYRLLSHVQVVFTCPGCFHMSRLLSHVQVVVTCPGCCHMLYIQVVFTCPGCCHMYRLLSHVTCPGCCHMCRLLSHVTCTGCCHMSRLLSHVQVVVTCPGCCHMYSLLSHVQVVVTCPGCCHMCRLLSHVTCTGCCHMSHVQVVLTCTGCCHMSRLLSHVQPVVTCPGCCHMYRLLSHVQVVVTCPGCCHMYSLLSHVQVVVTCTACCHMSRLLSHVQAAVTCHMSRLLSHVQVVVTCTACCHMSRLLSHVQPVVTCPGCCHMYSLLSHVQVVVTCTACCHMSRLLSHVQAAVTCPGCCHMSRLLSHVQVVVTRHMSRLLSHVQVVVTCPGCCHTSHVQVVVTCTGCCHMSHVQVFHILALWHFRCLTDLKAFLSFGVQRTHV; encoded by the exons aaggacacttcgacactGTTGTCACATGTCCAGGTTGACGTCACATGTCCAGGTTGTTGTCACATGTACAGGCTGCTGTCACATGTCCAGGTTGTTTTCACATGTCCAGGTTGTTTTCACATGTCCAGGTTGTTGTCACATGTCCAG GTTGTTGTCACATGTCCAGGTTGTTGTCACATGTTATATATTCAGGTTGTTTTCACATGTCCAGGTTGTTGTCACATGTACAGGCTGCTGTCACATGTCACATGTCCAG GTTGTTGTCACATGTGCAGGTTGTTGTCACATGTCACATGTACAGGCTGCTGTCACATGTCCAGGTTGTTGTCACATGTACAGGTTGTTGTCACATGTCCAGGTTGTTGTCACATGTACAGCCTGTTGTCACATGTCCAGGTTGTTGTCACATGTCCAGGTTGTTGTCACATGTGCAGGTTGTTGTCACATGTCACATGTACAGGCTGCTGTCACATGTCACATGTCCAGGTTGTTCTCACATGTACAGGTTGTTGTCACATGTCCAGGTTGTTGTCACATGTACAGCCTGTTGTCACATGTCCAGGTTGTTGTCACATGTACAGGCTGCTGTCACATGTCCAGGTTGTTGTCACATGTCCAGGTTGTTGTCACATGTACAGCCTGTTGTCACATGTCCAGGTTGTTGTCACATGTACAGCTTGTTGTCACATGTCCAGGTTGTTGTCACATGTACAGGCTGCTGTCACATGTCACATGTCCAGGTTGTTGTCACATGTCCAGGTTGTTGTCACATGTACAGCCTGTTGTCACATGTCCAGGTTGTTGTCACATGTACAGCCTGTTGTCACATGTCCAGGTTGTTGTCACATGTACAGCCTGTTGTCACATGTCCAGGTTGTTGTCACATGTACAGCCTGTTGTCACATGTCCAGGTTGTTGTCACATGTACAGGCTGCTGTCACATGTCCAGGTTGTTGTCACATGTCCAGGTTGTTGTCACATGTCCAGGTTGTTGTCACACGTCACATGTCCAGGTTGTTGTCACATGTCCAGGTTGTTGTCACATGTCCAGGTTGTTGTCACACGTCACATGTCCAGGTTGTTGTCACATGTACAGGCTGCTGTCACATGTCACATGTACAGGTTTTTCATATTTTAGCCCTTTGGCACTTCCGATGCCTCACAGATCTAAAGGCCTTCCTCTCGTTTGGTGTCCAACGAACACACGTGTGA
- the LOC114555747 gene encoding keratin-associated protein 10-8-like isoform X19, protein MSSIGGNSGFSVLPKDTSTLLSHVQVDVTCPGCCHMYRLLSHVQVVFTCPGCFHMSRLLSHVQVVVTCPGCCHMLYIQVVFTCPGCCHMYRLLSHVTCPGCCHMSHVQAAVTCPGCCHMYRLLSHVQVVVTCTACCHMSRLLSHVQVVVTCAGCCHMSHVQAAVTCHMSRLFSHVQVVVTCPGCCHMYSLLSHVQVVVTCTGCCHMSRLLSHVQVVVTCTACCHMSRLLSHVQLVVTCPGCCHMYRLLSHVTCPGCCHMSRLLSHVQPVVTCPGCCHMYSLLSHVQVVVTCTACCHMSRLLSHVQPVVTCPGCCHMYRLLSHVQVVVTCPGCCHMSRLLSHVTCPGCCHMSRLLSHVQVVVTRHMSRLLSHVQAAVTCHMYRFFIF, encoded by the exons aaggacacttcgacactGTTGTCACATGTCCAGGTTGACGTCACATGTCCAGGTTGTTGTCACATGTACAGGCTGCTGTCACATGTCCAGGTTGTTTTCACATGTCCAGGTTGTTTTCACATGTCCAGGTTGTTGTCACATGTCCAG GTTGTTGTCACATGTCCAGGTTGTTGTCACATGTTATATATTCAGGTTGTTTTCACATGTCCAGGTTGTTGTCACATGTACAGGCTGCTGTCACATGTCACATGTCCAG GTTGTTGTCACATGTCACATGTACAGGCTGCTGTCACATGTCCAGGTTGTTGTCACATGTACAGGTTGTTGTCACATGTCCAGGTTGTTGTCACATGTACAGCCTGTTGTCACATGTCCAGGTTGTTGTCACATGTCCAGGTTGTTGTCACATGTGCAGGTTGTTGTCACATGTCACATGTACAGGCTGCTGTCACATGTCACATGTCCAGGTTGTTCTCACATGTACAGGTTGTTGTCACATGTCCAGGTTGTTGTCACATGTACAGCCTGTTGTCACATGTCCAGGTTGTTGTCACATGTACAGGCTGCTGTCACATGTCCAGGTTGTTGTCACATGTCCAGGTTGTTGTCACATGTACAGCCTGTTGTCACATGTCCAGGTTGTTGTCACATGTACAGCTTGTTGTCACATGTCCAGGTTGTTGTCACATGTACAGGCTGCTGTCACATGTCACATGTCCAGGTTGTTGTCACATGTCCAGGTTGTTGTCACATGTACAGCCTGTTGTCACATGTCCAGGTTGTTGTCACATGTACAGCCTGTTGTCACATGTCCAGGTTGTTGTCACATGTACAGCCTGTTGTCACATGTCCAGGTTGTTGTCACATGTACAGCCTGTTGTCACATGTCCAGGTTGTTGTCACATGTACAGGCTGCTGTCACATGTCCAGGTTGTTGTCACATGTCCAGGTTGTTGTCACATGTCCAGGTTGTTGTCACACGTCACATGTCCAGGTTGTTGTCACATGTCCAGGTTGTTGTCACATGTCCAGGTTGTTGTCACACGTCACATGTCCAGGTTGTTGTCACATGTACAGGCTGCTGTCACATGTCACATGTACAGGTTTTTCATATTTTAG
- the LOC114555747 gene encoding keratin-associated protein 10-8-like isoform X16, which yields MSSIGGNSGFSVLPKDTSTLLSHVQVDVTCPGCCHMYRLLSHVQVVFTCPGCFHMSRLLSHVQVVVTCPGCCHMLYIQVVFTCPGCCHMYRLLSHVTCPGCCHMSRLLSHVQPVVTCPGCCHMSRLLSHVQVVVTCHMYRLLSHVTCPGCSHMYRLLSHVQVVVTCTACCHMSRLLSHVQAAVTCPGCCHMSRLLSHVQPVVTCPGCCHMYSLLSHVQVVVTCTGCCHMSHVQVVVTCPGCCHMYSLLSHVQVVVTCTACCHMSRLLSHVQPVVTCPGCCHMYSLLSHVQVVVTCTGCCHMSRLLSHVQVVVTCPGCCHTSHVQVVVTCPGCCHMSRLLSHVTCPGCCHMYRLLSHVTCTGFSYFSPLALPMPHRSKGLPLVWCPTNTRVKG from the exons aaggacacttcgacactGTTGTCACATGTCCAGGTTGACGTCACATGTCCAGGTTGTTGTCACATGTACAGGCTGCTGTCACATGTCCAGGTTGTTTTCACATGTCCAGGTTGTTTTCACATGTCCAGGTTGTTGTCACATGTCCAG GTTGTTGTCACATGTCCAGGTTGTTGTCACATGTTATATATTCAGGTTGTTTTCACATGTCCAGGTTGTTGTCACATGTACAGGCTGCTGTCACATGTCACATGTCCAG GTTGTTGTCACATGTCCAGGTTGTTGTCACATGTACAGCCTGTTGTCACATGTCCAGGTTGTTGTCACATGTCCAGGTTGTTGTCACATGTGCAGGTTGTTGTCACATGTCACATGTACAGGCTGCTGTCACATGTCACATGTCCAGGTTGTTCTCACATGTACAGGTTGTTGTCACATGTCCAGGTTGTTGTCACATGTACAGCCTGTTGTCACATGTCCAGGTTGTTGTCACATGTACAGGCTGCTGTCACATGTCCAGGTTGTTGTCACATGTCCAGGTTGTTGTCACATGTACAGCCTGTTGTCACATGTCCAGGTTGTTGTCACATGTACAGCTTGTTGTCACATGTCCAGGTTGTTGTCACATGTACAGGCTGCTGTCACATGTCACATGTCCAGGTTGTTGTCACATGTCCAGGTTGTTGTCACATGTACAGCCTGTTGTCACATGTCCAGGTTGTTGTCACATGTACAGCCTGTTGTCACATGTCCAGGTTGTTGTCACATGTACAGCCTGTTGTCACATGTCCAGGTTGTTGTCACATGTACAGCCTGTTGTCACATGTCCAGGTTGTTGTCACATGTACAGGCTGCTGTCACATGTCCAGGTTGTTGTCACATGTCCAGGTTGTTGTCACATGTCCAGGTTGTTGTCACACGTCACATGTCCAGGTTGTTGTCACATGTCCAGGTTGTTGTCACATGTCCAGGTTGTTGTCACACGTCACATGTCCAGGTTGTTGTCACATGTACAGGCTGCTGTCACATGTCACATGTACAGGTTTTTCATATTTTAGCCCTTTGGCACTTCCGATGCCTCACAGATCTAAAGGCCTTCCTCTCGTTTGGTGTCCAACGAACACACGTGTGAAAGGTTGA